In the Dioscorea cayenensis subsp. rotundata cultivar TDr96_F1 chromosome 12, TDr96_F1_v2_PseudoChromosome.rev07_lg8_w22 25.fasta, whole genome shotgun sequence genome, one interval contains:
- the LOC120273093 gene encoding dehydrodolichyl diphosphate synthase CPT3-like, with amino-acid sequence MDIKMKYKRENNSNSRSSIFGRIWFSLRMFLFSVLSFGPMPAHIAFIMDGNRRYSKKHNVKQGSGHNVGFSALISTLQYCYELGVKYVTVYAFSIDNFKRKPEEVQSLMNLLTEKIDEMLEETSVVKEYGIRVNFWGDLNLLTEPVRLAAKKAMAVTAENTGPVLSVCVAYTSTNEILHAVQESCAEKNNSMAVGYSNGRINSSEGLLSVADLEQHFYSASFPEPDIVVRTSGETRLSNFLLWQTSFSHLQNPIALWPEFSLRYLVWSILQYQKAYPSLQEQRIRSKKTH; translated from the exons ATG GACATCAAAATGAAGTATAAGAGAGAGAACAATTCCAATTCGAGGTCCAGTATTTTTGGGAGGATATGGTTTTCTTTGCGGATGTTTCTGTTCAGTGTGCTCTCCTTTGGTCCTATGCCTGCACACATTGCTTTCATTATGGATGGAAATCGTCGATATTCAAAGAAACATAATGTCAAACAAGGTAGTGGACACAATGTTGGCTTCTCTGCTCTCATATCCACCCTTCAATACTGCTATGAATTGGGTGTGAAGTATGTGACTGTTTACGCCTTCAGTATTGACAACTTCAAACGAAAACCAGAGGAAGTCCAGTCCTTAATGAATCTTTTGACAGAGAAGATTGATGAGATGTTAGAAGAAACCAGTGTCGTCAAGGAGTATGGTATCAGAGTTAATTTTTGGGGTGACTTAAATCTATTGACCGAACCTGTGAGGCTGGCAGCTAAGAAGGCAATGGCGGTAACCGCTGAAAATACAGGCCCTGTGCTCTCAGTTTGTGTTGCCTACACTTCCACTAATGAAATCTTGCATGCTGTCCAAGAATCTTGTGCTGAGAAGAATAACAGTATGGCTGTAGGGTATTCTAATGGACGCATTAATTCTTCAGAAGGTTTGCTTTCAGTGGCCGATTTGGAACAGCACTTTTACAGTGCTTCTTTCCCGGAACCTGATATCGTCGTTAGGACATCAGGAGAGACTCGTTTGAGTAATTTTCTTCTATGGCAGACTTCATTTAGCCATTTGCAGAATCCGATTGCTCTGTGGCCTGAGTTCTCTCTCAGGTATCTCGTATGGTCTATCTTGCAATATCAGAAAGCCTATCCATCTTTACAAGAGCAAAGAATCAGGAGTAAGAAAACACATTGA